TCAAAAAATGATACTGACATTGACTGCAAGCATTATGTATTGGTTCTTGAAACAACCAGTTGAAGATAAAGCATCAGCTGGAATTTCAGATAGTGAGACCATCTCAAATTCAACAGTGGATGATTCTGCCTCCGAGTCATCTTTAGAAGAGAATGGCCATCTATAAAAACACTATAAAACttacatataataatttccttcagtttttttttttttatattatttttggggcctctctttattctttgttatgTAAACTTGATTGCAAAGATGTCTATAATGTATGAGATATAGGAGATGGAGTGTTTTTAAACCGAATTTTGCTAAGTAAATGCATGTGCGAGTAGggttttccttttcatttgtTGTAATAAGATAGAAAATTCTGTTTATGTAATtacttgtttttgttttctttttctttctttttaaaaaaaaaaagattttgaatGCAGTGAATGCTAACTATAAATTACATGCACCAAGTTAGGGCTGATTAATATGCATTTCAGATCGATCATAAATGTGCTAGAAGCTCAATTTGTTgaaaaaaataaggagaaagaTGTTGGCCCCCTTCTTCTGATTCAGCAGCAGCTTCTTATTTCCTGTGTCTCCCCTCCTTTGCCCTTAGCTTAGCATCAATCCCATTCTCTTCTCTGTTGCGGATTCTTTCAATCGAAGATAGAGCAATGGGAGGTTGGGTCAAAAGCATTTATGACGCAATCAATttaatgatcaagcaaatAAATAAGCAAGACGaatgtatttttctttctatactGCTTAATTACGAGATAAAAAAGGACTCTGGCACATAGCAGTAAACAATAACCTTTAGtgatagaaaataataatagtaatataaaaatcattttttttttcctactGTAGTCGGTTTACTTTGGTGCTCTTCAAAAGTTAGAAAATTACTTACATTATTCGTAGACCGGCTTTATGGAACTATTTCGGTTCACACCGGACCATTTGTCTCTCAAATGGAACTTTATTCAAACTTTAAACcaatatttaaatacattaaaaaaatacttaataaataatgtcTAAACTGTAAACACAATCACAAGTAATAGGAAAATAATATCGTCCtagtagaaaactaaaaaataagatttatagAGTCACTAGTTATtgacaaattcaaaaataaatgttaCATTATCTTTAACAGAATTCCTCTACAAATTAACTTATAATCGTTAAGAGTAAGCAGAAACAATGTTGTGTTTGAAGGATTTATTCCTATGGGTCCGTCCAAAGGGCAGTTTGCTATTCAAGAATTCATGAAGACGATGGAATCTGGATAGAACCAATCTATGAAAGCTGCCAAAGTTGAAGTTAGGGAGTTTTTAAAAGTGAGGCAACCTTCAACCAATATTCACACAACGATTACTTACTATTATTCATATTTACTACTCAGAAGTTATTATCAGACGCTGCACTTTTACTTCCTCATTCTCACCAAAGTTGTcattaaaattcttaagaaGTATAATGCAGTGAGATATGGCTTCACTTGTtatactatttaaaaaaaaaaaaaaaacaatatttataattttgagtattttcaatttttttcagTATGTGAACTATGGAAAAAAATGCATGTCCGGCCTAGCCCACATccaacaattaattaaaaacagaaaaattatatagCCACCAGTCcattaaagattttaatgaattactaaaaaaaaaaatcaacaacaaatttccattaaaataagaaaaaatataagaaatacccatgttctttttatctttatcgAATTTacagaatttttttatttttcacttttactgtgttattatgttaaaagtacggtttctttaattttttttaaattacagttttttttctttaattgtttttgaataaaaaaatcgaaaaataaataaataaaataatcataccataaatttaaataaatttttttagaatatttttaaaaacttccATTAAAACAAGGTATTTAATTGTTCAACTAGCTTAACTTCTGTTTAAAAACAAGATaacagtaaaagaaaaaaaaaggaggcaaaatgaaaacaaaaatagcGTAAAAGGAACAGTTTCTCAAACACAAAGGTTAATGTTAATGAATTGTAAGTAGCGCAGCTGAAACGGCTGCTAAAACTGGTGTTGagcatataattaatattaatgagACGTGTCTGAGAGTAAGATGAGAATTAATTAATGGATTAGCAGTGGTCCAAAAAAccctttaaaaaaataaataaataaaaaggaagcAACATGGATGGCATtatctaaaaccctaaaaaaaacataattataattaaaataaaaaggtggTTAAAGAGTCTAATTCTAAAGCTATGGTTGTATCTCATTCGATAGGCAAAGTTTGGCCCACCCATGTTCTTCTTTCGCTATTGATCTccaaacaataaaagaaactcCAAATATTGGAGCTATGCCTTTCGATTATGCAACCCTGTCTTTCCAGttgatttcttcttcttcttcttcttcctggGCTGTTGTGTTGTGCCCGTAAAACTGACCCCAACAACACTATTAATATTACATATTCATATCTAATGTCAAGATCAGGTATTACCTGGATTCATCtgaaaatatattctattattattattttgaaatcatAAACATGATGAACAAGTTAAGGAATACATCAGCTAACCATTTGGGCAAATTGAAGTTCAATTATGAGTTCATAAGATTATAAGCATTATGCTATTTCATGCAAAACAAAATCATTCAATCTAAAATTCAAACCTTTTTCAATATATCTTTAATATATCACTGTATGTACTTGCTCTTTGAAAATTAAGTATGGGCTCAATTTATTTTGtactaatatattaaattaatactatagaAATGTTCgagaatcaaattataaatattttgatcataaaagttttaatacaaaattaaaaatcaatttcatttGAAAGTTTAAActgataaattttaagaataattttatatttctatcaattcaaataaatagaTGATTCccatatatataagaattatcAATACTTAATATGGAGTAACGATACATATTCTATCTTAAATTGTACTAATTATTGTTTATGatatacaatatttttataaaactgtttttaatttcttaaaattaatttttaaactaataaaataattttatataaaatattatatattgcattaaataaataaaattaataaaaattaagagggaatatttaattccttttatcaatatagatataggcttaaaatttaatttatagtgaatatatatatttaaatatttatagtaaattataaaatatttttttgaacgaataagaaattataaaatataatccgGTGGCATGGAATTAGAAGTTGAGTGTGAAGTTGTCATGATGTAAGAAAGTGGATagattagaaaagaaaatgattgaaGGAGTAGAGATTAGAGAAGAAGAGCCAcacatttttaaaaatgaactGAAATTTGGTTTGAGAACGGTGAGGTGACTTTCCCTGCAAAAACAGGCACTTTGATTATGTGGTCCAATGCAAGAGTACGGATTTGACTTTCACACAAAAATTGTTTTGAATTGGTATGACATATACACAAaaattgtttttatatatattttattaaaatctataaaatttatagttcaGCCTTTCTCACCTTTCAAATAATAAGCCAACTTAAATGCAATGTCACtcagttttaataaaatactcaattgatttcattattcaaagttaaaagaattgaccaaaattaataatattagaaagaataaaaaataaaaactttaagTTTTTCATTGGAAggttaatttcaaaatattagtGTAACAAAAAAAGAGTTCTTCATtgacttaatttattaatattaagtcAAATGTTATCTAACTATTTCATGCAAAACATTTGTGCAGATTTATTTGTTCAGTCTAGCATTTCtcaaacaattttaaaaaattgtggACGAtctgtttgttttttttttttttttaatggtaTAGTGTTGAGAAGAATACTATTTCCCCTAACCCTCAATGAAGCCAAAACAACAAATATATACGACAGTACACCGTATATCTATCAAACAGTACACCTATATTATACTTATATACAGTATAAATACTGTATCTCGTAACACCCTCCCCTCAAGTTGGAGCGTGCAAATCTCGGACGCCCAACTTAGCCAACAAAAATTCAATCTGTGACTTTCCCAAGGCTTTCGTGAATATGTCCGCTAACTGAACCTTCGTAGAAACATATGTTGGATCAATCAAGCCCTCTAAAATTGCATCTCTAACAAAGTGGCAATCAGCTTCTATGTGTTTAGTGCGCTCATGAAAAACTGGATTGTGAGCAATATACAAAGCCGACCGTATCCTGATAGAGTCTCATTCCCTTCTTATGCTGCACTCCTAAATCTCCTAGCAGTTGCTTTAACCATTTTAATTCACACGTAATATACACCATTGAACGATACTCTGCCTCTGCCGATGAACGAGACACAGTATGCTGCTTTTTGGTTTTCCAGGAGATTGGTGAATGACCGAGCAACACAAACCATCCACTCAGCGATCTGCGGGACACCGGGCAACTAGCCCAATCAGAGTCACACTATCCTGCCAAACTTAGCTCACTATCTGCCCTTAGTAACACACCTTGCCCCGGgttcttcttcaaataatgGACAACTCTCAAAGCAGCTTCCTAATGTTCTTCCTGTGGATCCTGCGAAGCCCGGGAGCGAATGTGTACAGTCGCTAAATCCGGCCTAGTCACGCCGAGATAAATAAGTCGACCCACCAACCGCCTGTATCGCTCTGCATTTCCGAGCAGTTTCCCACTAGCTAAAGACAATCTATGATTAAACTCCATAGGAAATTCTGCTGGCTTTGACCCCAACAGACCTGACTCAGATATAATATCCAATGCATACTTCCGTTGACACATGAAAATACATTCCTTATTCCTTGCTATCTCCAACCCCAGAAAATATCTCAAAGGTCCCAAATCCTTCATTTTAAAGCACTTTCCAAGATAATCCTTGAATACTGCTAATGccacttttttatttactgCAATTATCATATTATCTACATACACAAGAACATTGATCTGGATTTTACCCTTAGTCGTCGTAAACAAAGAGTAATCTGAATAAGACTGTTAATGCTAGTTTAGCAAACCAATATCTAGGCTCCTGTTTTAATCCATACAACGACTTCTTCATTCTACACACTACATTCTTGTTGTCACTTTTTTCAAATCCCGGAGGTATCCTCATGTAAACTTCCTCTTTCAGATCACCGTGTAGAAAGGCGTTGTGAACATCCATCTGATGTACTTCCCAATTCTTGATTGCTGCAACTGCCAGAAATGTCAGTATAGTCACCATTTTGGCCACAGGGGCAAATGTCTCGGTATAGTCAATACCCTATACCTGATGGTTTCTGAAAACCACAAGCCTTGCCTTTAATCTTACTAAATTTCCGTCTGCATCTCGTTTCTCCGTATATATCCATTGACTACCTAGAGCTTTCTTCCTAGGAGGTAACTCTTGCAGCACCCATGTTTCTTGATCTTCTAATGCTTTAATTTCCTCTACCATAGCTTGTCTCCAACCTTCATGTTTCACTGCTTCTCTAAATGTTTTAGGTGGTGTGCCTGCACTCACAGCTGCTacaaattttttgtaattatttgaAAACCGTTCACGAGATATATAATGAGAAATAGGATAAGGAGTACCTAAGATAGTCGACGAAGGGAGCGATCGTTCAGACGGACTTTTCTATTTCACAATTATATGTGTAACGAAACCTTGGTAGCGAGAATTTGGAATCTTAACTCGCTTCCCTTTTCCCATATCCGTCTCTATACTAACTTCATCTGTACATACCGCCACCGCCTCAAGACCAGTACTGTCACTGCTAGAATCCGGTAGAACACTAACCTCATATGCTTTGCCACCCGTTACACCACCTCCTGTTGTGCCCATCTCCGCACTGCTACCAGCAGGGTCATCATGAACTGCCCCACCAATACTCACGTTATCCTCACAGTCCACTGCTTCATCAAGCTCATCACATTGCAGGCTCGCATCACTCCCTACAGTATGAGAATCCTGGGCTACATTGCTCCCAGCCAAAGGAAAGACATGTTCATAGAAATCAACATCATGTGAAATAagtaactcttttttttttctaaatcatACAACAACCATCCATTTTTAGCAAATGGGTAACCTAGAAAGATGCATCTACGACTCCTACTCTCAAATTTATCCCCTTTCGATTTTTGGTTATGAGCATAACACAAGCATCCCATCACTCGCAATGCACTTAAATCGGGTTTCTTTCCAAACAAACATTCATAAGGAGTTTTAAAATCCAATACACTGGAAGGTGTACGATTAATTAAATGACATGTTGTCATCACACATTCCCCCCAAAATTTCATCGGCAAGTGTCCCTGGAAACGTAAAGCACGTGCTACACTCAAGATATGTTTATGTTTAAGTTCTACCCGGCCATTCTGTTCCGGGGTACCCACACATGACGTCTCAAAAATCATGCCATTCTTCACAAAGTAATTTTTTAGACAGTTAAACTCGGTTCCATTATCACTACGAACTCGTTTGATTTTTCGATCAAACTATCGTTCTACCAAGGccacaaaattcataaatgatAATTCAacttctaatttattaaacaacAAATAAACCCAAACTGCTCTCGAACATTCATCAacaatagtaaaaaaataatatgcccCATAAGTGGACGGAGTTCTATATGGTCCCCATAAATCACAATGTAGGAGTTCAAAAAGTCTACCAGCTCTACTGTTACTAATTGAAAAACTCTTTCTAGGCTGTTTTGCACGATAACAGACATCACAACCATCTTTATTCAACCTACTAGATAGACTCACATTAGGAACCTTCTTAAGCACAATTTCCGACGAATGTCCCAACCGCTGGTGCCACAACTCCATTGAGCTTCCACAACGAAGAGCTAGAGTCTGAGCTTGAGGCACACcccgaaaaaagaaaagtccaTCTTCGTGTTCACCCACTCCAATCAACCGCCTCGAGGTTCGGTCCTGTATAACGCACAATATGTTAGTTATTTGAACAGTACAATTCTTTTGATCCAGCAACTGTGTAACCGAAATTAGATTACAATCAAATTTGGGAACAAACAACACATTGTTAATTTTGAGAATCCCTGGCAACACCACACTCCCTTCATGAGTAGCTTGTGAACTACTACCATTTGGCAAGCTTACAGGGCAGCAACTAATTTTTCGCACATCGATCATCCAATATAATCTCCCTGTTATATGGTGTGTTGCCCCCGTATCAAAAATCCAAGAATACTCACCAGAGAGTCGATCCTTGGGTGTCGGCAGATTGAGAAGATCAAGAATGTTTTGCCATTGTTCCGGAGTTATGTTCAACAATCCAGCCTACTCTGCAGTGTTAGACGGGTGTCCTTGGGTCTTTTGCGGTTGTGTCGAGGTGCTAGCAGTGGCTTTGTTTGCCCTGGCAGCAATGCCTCCTCGCCATCTCCCCGCCATGACACCACGTCCTCCTCTGCCACCACGACCAAGCTCACGGCCACCACGAGGGCGATCCCCCCACCAATCCGAAAATCCATGAATTTGAAAACACGTGCTTTCATCATGTCCATTATGATTGCAATTAGCACAAAATTTTTCGGAATGAGCAGTAAGTTTTGGTTTACCTCTGGGGTCAGATTGAACCCTAAAAGCCATGACCGTCTCACGATCGTCCTTGTGACCACCATGCAGACGCTCTTCTTGAGCCACAATTTGGTACGCACGGTCCACAGAAGGCAGAGGATCATGATTCAAGATTTGAGACCGTACCGAAGCATATGCACCATCTAAACCAATAAGGAACCACTGAAGTTGATCCTCCCGCAAGAGGGTCTGGTATTGAGTGGCCAGACGACACCTGCAGTCGCCACAAGTGCACCCACTACACGTACATCGGGGCAACGCCACATACAATAATAACTCGTCAAAGATCTTACTCAGCCGCCCAAAATACGAAGCCACCGATTCCGTTTTGCCTTGCTTGCACTCAGCCAAAGACGTCTTGAGTTGATAAATACGGGTGCCATTAACGACACAGAACCGCCTCTCTAAAGCAACCCACAACTCACGAGCATCTTCATAGAACGAAAGCGTCGTCTGAATCGAAGGCTCGATTGTGTTCATAAGCCAAGCCACCAGCATCGAGTGCACAGTATACCAGTCATCCAGTTTGACATCGTGGTCTGCTGGCTTTTCGATGCTACCATCTAAGAACCCGAACTTGTGCTTCGCTCACAAAGCTGTGCGCACAACCCTTGCCCATTCGTCATAGTTGTCTCCATTCAACTGAATCGGAGTAATGAGATTACCCGGATTATCCGAGGACCCTAAGAAGAAGACATCGATCTTCCTATCACTGCCAATGGCACGATTGGAGGAAGATTTGTCGCCGCCGTCGGCCATGTCCCCAAAAACgcagaaaagaaagaggaaagaaaaaaaaacttaggGTTTGGAGAGAGTTACGCGTCCCACTCCGAATACGCGTCTcgacaaaataaaatattttcttggacCCCGAAATACACTGTATTTCCTTTGGATCGATCCCTTGACCTGTGGATTAAGCGTCCATCACGCTTCCGCTGCGCCGCTCAcctggctctgataccatgttgAGAAGAATACTATTTCCCCTAACCCTCAATGAAGCCAaaacaacaaatatatatgACAGTACACCATATATCTATCAAACAATATACCTATACTATACCTATATACAGTACAAATATTGTATCTCGTAACATATAGTTATCttgttataataaaattgttaattcTAAGCAagttttcatatatataaaaaaagaacaatagCACTTTTTTGTTGGTTTATTGGAAGGTTTAATTGGCTCTCAACCACATCTTTTATGGGTACATTAGACAAAATCCTTCATATAATATTCCAAataacttttcaatttctcTAACCCTAGCCAACCCTTTTTTGATCCACGACCTCCAGGTCCAATACAAGGATGCtactcatataaaaaaatcaatggATTTGgaagaaatatacccttcaAAAATTAGCTTCTCATTTAACAATTAATCAGAAAGCAACTTAGCTATGTAGtagcttttaacaaattaagcATTGTCTTTTCTCAAAGATGAACAAAAAAAGTACCCTCATTCTTTGTTgtaattagattattaatgagtgaatactaaataattaacaaagaaGGAGGAACAgtttatgtttataaaagcttttatgtcttataaatttagtgaGGAGATTTCGAATTaataaagaagagaagagGTGGCAATAAATGGATGACCTGTCTCATCTCTTACATAAGATATTAGTAATTTCATGTGCAGACTGACTGTGAGCAGTGCCAGTTATGGGCTGCAAGCTATTACAATCAGTGAGCAGAGTCACACCATGGTTACTAACATCTGGTGAGGGAACAATGGGGGAGTCGCAAATTTAAAATCCCAATttgcatatatttatttatctattttaagaaaagatagatagtttttttttctttttttacttttcttgaaggaaagaaaagaaagttaaaaaGGATATCACAGGTAGCCGTTTTCACTTGACTTGccagatatatatatacacacacatgtatatgtattatataaAACAGGAAAATGcagggaaaaaaaagaaaaagaaaaagaaaaaggaccCACAATCCAAGTGGGTAAAATGGAACCATGTGCGATCATATGGTAGTTAGCCATTTTCTGGCCCACCAAAACTCACTTTCCATCTCTAAAATCCCAAAactgaaaatgaaagaagaaacgTATGATTCTCCACCCAAAAAATaaacacacacacaaaaaaaaaaaaaaaaaaacgtatAATTCAATCATAATTATTACATCAAACATTTGATTCCcatttctccttcttctttacACCTCCCATTTTCAATCTcgtctttctctctctctgtctgtctctcatttttcttcttgttttctatttttattttgttgtgcTTTCACTTGTTTCTCTTCCTGAAAGTTCCTTAGCTACCCACAtctctttctctttgtttCTTGTTCCGTTAGGTAATTTTGTAGATTCTGGTGTCAGAGAGACAGTACACATAACTAAAGATTTTTCCTTTTGTCTTTCTGATTTCTGATCAGTAATAGGTCCCCCTTATTTTTTTGTGTCAGAAAACAAAATCTCTTATCTGCAACTGTTCTTTGTCTTTTGATTGATCATctaatccttaaaagaaaaaaagaaaaaaaaaaagcccaCCATAGTTAGTTACAAGTACTATCATATCttatatcaatatatttatatatccgTCAAATACCCAACTCACgaaaaaccctaatttcaCCTGCAGAGCAATTAAACTTTTCCATCTCCATGAATCATCCTCACCAgtgttctttaaaccctaattcCTTAAAATCTAGGTTTACTAAAGGGTTCCTGCGATCGTTGCTTAAAATCAACAGGCAAAGAGTTCGTAATAACATTCCAAGTTGTTCTAGTCCTGGAGAGTTCTTTGAAAGATGCCATAGGGTTAAGACTGCTGCAGATAAATCCCTAGCTTTTGCTGTTGGGAGGAGGAGAGCTTGGAGTAGGGCAATGCTTTTCAAGATTCGAAACCGAGCACGAAGAAGGCGGCGGCAACACTGTGTTTTAGTTAAAAGAATCAACCATCATCAAGCCAAGAAAATTATTTGcttaaagaaagaacaaatcAATGATGAAGAAGCTGGTTTTGATCAAGCTAGCAAGCTAAGAAAGCTAGTTCCTGGCAGTGAAGGTATGGATTTGTGCAGTTTATTGGATGAGGCTGCACATTACATTGAGTGCCTTAATACTCAAGTACAGGTGATGAGAAGTATTGCTGATCTATGCTCTACTTAATTGAATTGCCTTCActtaattcatattaattaagtAGAGAACAGAAATAATGAATATCCAATCAACAGAgatgaaagagaaaaagaaaatgaatggCTCAGAAAGAGAAATCTTGGGTATTTTTGTGAAAATTATCCCATTGCTTAAGTACTATCCTTAGTAATATCTATACATGTATCAATGAACCAtcaaaaaatcatttatatgTATGAAAATGTACTTTGAACAAGGGGAGGTTGATAGTtgtaaaaagtaattaataggtattatatatatatttatgttttgcGTTTTGTATGGATATTCGGTGTGTGACCAATGCTTTCTTTTATAATGGCTATAGCAGACTGATTGTTTATCTTCTTGATTTCTAGCTATTTCTTGAGTTATTGAGAATAACTGATGAGCTGATCTCTAGCATAGTGTTGCAGGCATGGATATACCAAGTGCTAATGAAGGTGAGCTTGTATTGATATTACTAATTAAGTCCTTCTACACTAAAACTCTTAgctattcttttaattaaatgaaccaaaaatgaaaaactcTTACCTAGTATGGATGGGaagaataaggaaaaaaaaaaaaaaaactagcaCTGTTTccttctactttttttttttttttctctttagaaAAAAGGCATGTGTTAGTAGAGAAAATGGGTCCAAGATACTAATAATGATGCTTCATTTTCTCATGAAAAACCATGACCTATTAATGTTTCTTCAGCTTTAAATGGTTTAGGGTAGTCAACCAGATGCTTCAAAAGTGCTAACCAAATGATTCTTTTATCCCGCACATGCTTCCCACCATTCTTAAACTTTGTTTCCCAGGCTGTAGATATgtcttaaaattttctttgttgAATTGAAAAGACCCCAATGACAACCAGTATTTTGCACTCTGCCGTGAGTGTTGACCGAAAAAGGATTTAGAAATATGCATGGTCATGATTATTAATGTGTCCATAGACAAGGATTTAAGACAATAGAAGTCCTGTCATTTTCTAGTCAATTTTTCATGTAATTACTTTCTACAGAAAATGACTTGTTTACTCCAAGTGTATTACATTTAACTATGAGCAATAAGTACTCCTAAGGATTTTGTACTatatcttataatttataacaaatGTTTATGTTTCAATCATTTGATGATTGAGTGTAATATACTTAAGAGTATGTAAGAAGAAGTAACTCATAAGGGAAGGGGAGCAATTCCCCAATTGATTTTCAGAAAAGTAAACATTTAGTACTAAAAAAGGTTTGAGTTTTAACCCATTACAAAATATGCATTCTCCacctaattttaattattttcaagataatatatatatagtaatgtTTTACCCCATTAATTGAGTATTCTGCTTTGCTTGCCACAGCTCATTACTACCTTCacaaatttaaatagtatGCATACATCAAGGGAGTGTGATAACTACAACTGCATCATATATTTTGCTTTAGCCAAAAGTCCAAAAACCTTCTTGAATGATGGATAAACCCAAAGATTAACATAACATAAACTAGAGAGGTGaattagtaattttaagtCAAAAGTCATATAAATCTTTCAAATCCAATTAGACTACATAATGATATCTCACAACATAACTCTccatactatttttttattcttattctcataACCCTCCATACTATTGTGATTTGAGTAAATGTCAAAATTATGGGTtaatgacaaaacaatcccacattttgctttttctttttttaacttttgtcAACAATTATTGCTTTTTGTTTGTCACATACATAATTAAGGGTTGTGcaggttttaatttttattttccctaAACTCATTAATCTAGGGTATGCTCCCCATTTTCCATTCCTTATACATAtaattctctttatttatctCTAACTCATATTCTTATCTCTAGAACTCCTCATAAtctctattttctctttttgtccCTGCCTTCTGCTCAATTAATTTGGTTGAATTAGGATGTGAAGGAATGACAAACCAACAAAAATTAGATACCAAAAGTTCTTTTCCTGCACTTAATTCCCTCGTAATCAATGTGAAATTAATGATCACTTCATTGCTGTGTAGGATGTGACAGAAGCCCCAGACTAGGAAATTTAGGTAGGGGTACTCTGAA
The sequence above is drawn from the Ricinus communis isolate WT05 ecotype wild-type chromosome 7, ASM1957865v1, whole genome shotgun sequence genome and encodes:
- the LOC8259697 gene encoding transcription factor IBH1 codes for the protein MNHPHQCSLNPNSLKSRFTKGFLRSLLKINRQRVRNNIPSCSSPGEFFERCHRVKTAADKSLAFAVGRRRAWSRAMLFKIRNRARRRRRQHCVLVKRINHHQAKKIICLKKEQINDEEAGFDQASKLRKLVPGSEGMDLCSLLDEAAHYIECLNTQVQVMRSIADLCST